From Caretta caretta isolate rCarCar2 chromosome 9, rCarCar1.hap1, whole genome shotgun sequence, one genomic window encodes:
- the GPR160 gene encoding putative G-protein coupled receptor 160, whose protein sequence is MAAMSCENCSFQYYSQLNQPLEASCMLLLIMLGKVSLNLFMLGVRRRDVKQSFMGYFCISLAVLDFTLLVNIAFILYFEDFALWGMRFTKYHICLFTQIISFTYGVLHYPVCLVSVLDYYMTIAQTPKPASIGQRLFYILAVVFIWISVLFYILKVPAVSAELEIQNHFFTCPFYISVQSYWLSLAIVFVICVAFVICWSEVITMVRSVRIISFTSETVLIFSYASDCNCTVCKKQLLTRLLICFLGTWAPFVFLQMIILLLGAQIPAYMEMNVPWLYFINSFLIATAFWFRCHDIRLTEGTWSADPFVSWKFCFIPFNNQNTEQAEKSGTVIIC, encoded by the coding sequence ATGGCTGCCATGTCTTGTGAAAATTGTTCCTTTCAATACTACAGCCAACTCAATCAACCTCTTGAAGCTAGCTGTATGCTGCTCCTGATTATGCTTGGAAAAGTGTCCCTCAATCTCTTCATGTTGGGAGTTAGAAGACGGGATGTAAAACAAAGTTTTATGGGATATTTCTGTATTTCACTGGCAGTCCTTGACTTCACACTTCTGGTGAATATAGCTTTCATCTTGTATTTTGAGGACTTTGCACTTTGGGGTATGAGATTTACCAAGTACCACATTTGTCTATTCACTCAGATAATTTCCTTTACGTATGGTGTCTTGCATTACCCAGTTTGTCTTGTGTCTGTTCTAGATTATTACATGACTATAGCTCAAACCCCTAAACCTGCTAGCATAGGTCAAAGGCTATTTTATATACTTGCTGTGGTTTTTATATGGATTTCAGTCCTCTTTTATATTCTGAAAGTTCCAGCTGTCTCTGCAGAATTAGAAATACAGAACCACTTTTTTACATGCCCTTTCTATATCAGTGTTCAGAGCTACTGGCTATCATTAGCCATCGTGTTTGTCATATGTGTGGCTTTTGTGATTTGTTGGTCAGAAGTTATAACTATGGTGCGGTCTGTCAGGATTATTTCCTTTACAAGTGAGACTGTTTTAATCTTTTCATACGCATCTGACTGCAATTGTACAGTCTGTAAAAAGCAGCTTTTGACAAGACTCCTCATCTGCTTTCTTGGTACTTGGGCaccttttgttttccttcagaTGATCATCTTGTTGCTCGGTGCTCAGATTCCAGCCTACATGGAGATGAATGTCCCCTGGCTATACTTCATAAACAGCTTTCTAATCGCAACAGCATTCTGGTTTAGGTGTCATGACATTCGATTGACAGAGGGGACGTGGTCTGCAGATCCATTTGTCAGCTGGAAATTCTGCTTCATCCCATTTAACAATCAAAATACAGAGCAAGCTGAAAAGTCAGGCACAGTAATCATCTGTTAA